The stretch of DNA TGCAAAGATTAGTTTTTAATGGGTCTTACACTTTTCGTATAAGCCTTGTTCTTTTAATACTTCGATTAGAGTTTCACCCATTACGGATGGTGTGTCAGCTACTTTAATACCACACTCGTTCATAACACGGATTTTTTCGTCAGCTGTACCTTTTCCACCTGAAATAATCGCACCAGCATGGCCCATACGCTTTCCAGGAGGTGCAGTACGTCCGCCAATGAATCCAACAACAGGTTTTGTCATGTTAGCCTTAACCCATTCAGCAGCTTCTTCTTCTGCCGTACCACCGATTTCACCAATCATGATTACTGCATATGTTTCAGGATCTTCATTGAATGCCTTTAAAACATCGATGAAGTTAGTTCCATTAACAGGGTCCCCACCAATACCTACAGCTGTTGTTTGACCAATTCCTGCTTGAGTTAATTGGTGTACAGCTTCATAAGTTAGTGTTCCAGAGCGGGATACTACACCTACATGGCCTTTAGTATGAATGTAACCAGGCATGATACCGATTTTACATTCGTCAGCAGTGATAACGCCTGGACAGTTTGGACCAACCAAACGAGTCTTCTTGCCTTCCATGTAACGCTTCACTTTAACCATATCCAATACTGGGATATGTTCAGTAATACAAATGACAAGATCTAAATCTGCATCAACCGCTTCGATAATGGAATCTGCAGCAAATGGTGCTGGTACATAGATAACCGAAGCATTTGCCCCAGTAGTTTCAACTGCTTCTCGAACAGTATTAAATACTGGTACTCCTTCTACCTCTTGACCACCCTTACCAGGAGAGGTACCACCAACAATTTGTGTACCATATTCAAGCATTTGTTTTGTATGAAAACGGGCTGTTCCACCAGTAATCCCTTGAACAATAACCTTCGTATCTTTATTAATAAAAACGCTCACGTTAATTCCCCTTTCTAAAGATCCTATTTCACCAATTCAACGATTTTTTGTGCACCGTCAGCCATGGATTCAGCAGCCGTAATGTTAAGACCGGATTCAGCTAAAATTTGCTTTCCTAAATCAACATTTGTTCCCTCTAAGCGAACAACAAGTGGAATACTTAATCCAACTTGCTTAGCTGCTTCTACTACACCCTCAGCAATAACATCACACTTCATGATTCCGCCGAAGATATTAACAAAAATACCTTTTACGTTTGGATCTGAAAGGATAATTTTAAATGCTTCTGTAACTTTCTCTGCTGTAGCACCGCCCCCAACATCAAGGAAGTTAGCGGGGTCGCCGCCGTAATGTTTAACAATATCCATTGTCGCCATTGCTAAGCCAGCACCGTTAACCATACAGCCAATATTGCCATCTAATGCAATATAGCTTAGGTCATATTTAGAAGCTTCGATTTCTTTTGGATCTTCTTCTTCAAGATCACGATATGCTAGGACGTCTTTTTGACGATATAATGCATTGGAATCAAAGTTTAATTTAGCATCCAATGCCATTACTTTTCCGTCGCCCGTAACAACTAGCGGGTTAATTTCAGCAATTGAACAGTCCTTCTCGATATAAGCGCTATATAAGCCCATCATGAACTTAACTGCTTGATTCACTAGTTCTTTTGGAATGTTGATATTAAAAGCGATACGGCGTGCCTGGAATGGCTGTAAGCCAATCACTGGATCAATTTCTTCTTTGAAGATTTTCTCTGGAGTCTTTTCTGCTACTTCTTCGATTTCCGTTCCGCCTTCTTCAGAAGCCATTAATACTACATGTGAAGAAGCACGATCTAGTACTAATCCTACGTAGTATTCCTTCTTGATATCGCAGCCCTCTTCGATTAACAGACGCTTTACTTCTTTACCCTCTGGACCAGTTTGGTGTGTTACCAATGTTTTCCCGAGGATCTCATTCGCATATGTACGAACCTCATCAAGGTTTTTCGCAACTTTAACACCGCCAGCTTTTCCCCGTCCACCAGCATGAATTTGTGCTTTAACTACACAAATCTGTGTGCCTAGTTCTTTTGCAGCTTCCACAGCTTCTTCAACAGTGAATGCCACTTTACCGTTTGGAACCGCAACCCCGTACTTTCTGAGGATCTCTTTCCCTTGATACTCATGGATATTCATTTCCCATCCTCCTATATCATACTCTTCTAAAAATTGACTCCGTTTTCATTTTATATAATGACACATACCTTGTCCACCATTAAGCAAAAAATTATATTCATTTTAAAAAATTCTGAAAAACATTTAAATATATCTAGTAACCATTAAGAAATTTCAATAGTAAATGTTTCCATATTTATTTTTTAAAATAATAAAAAAAACAGGCAGGTGCCTGTTTACTTTAGCTTTGCCACATAATCTTTTACTGGCGCAAAGCTTTTTCTATGATACGGTGTAATCCCATGCTGTTGAATAGCTTGAATATGTTCCTTCGTACCGTACCCCATATTTTGCTGAAAACCATATGCTGGATAGCTTAACGAAATTTCTTTCATTAACTCATCTCTCGCTACCTTAGCCACGATGGATGCAGCTGCAATCGATACACTTCGAGCATCCCCTTTTACAATTGAATCGGAAGGATATGGAGTTTCTAGCTTCATAGCATCAATTAATAAAAAATCTGGCTTCGGGTCTAAACCGGCTACCGCTGCATACATTGCCTTTTTGGTTGCTTCATAGATATTAATTTCATCAATTTCATCCGCACTAATCATTGAAATACTGTATGCCAGCGCTTCACTTCTAATCATTTTATCGTATTCTTGACGTTTCTTTTCAGAAAGCTTTTTAGAGTCATCAATTCCGGCTAAGAAGAAATTTTCTGGTAGGATGACAGCAGCAGCCACAACGGGCCCAGCCAGCGGTCCCCTTCCAACTTCATCAATTCCTGCAATTAATTGAAACCCTTCCTCTCGATAGTTCCGCTCAAATTGATTCATTTCAATAAATTTTTCCTGGAGCAACCTTTCCTGCTCTTTTTGTCTACGCCACCTTTGAATGCATTGATGAACACCTTTTCGCTCATCATTCTGAATTTCAATTAAGAATGGATCCTCTTCACTTACAATTGTTGAAAGGTACGCCTCGATTTCGGCGATCGATTGTTTTTTCATCCTCTTCACCCGAACTTAATTTTTCTCGAAAAATTAAGGCCCCCTAACGGAGAGCCTCTTTGTTATTCTATATTTTCTTCTACTTTTAAGAAATCCTTTGGTCGTTCAAGGGTAAGTCGTCCAAATTTTTCAGACCTTATCTCCCTAATCACTAATTCTGCTACTTTATCGTAGTCGACCATACCACCGCCCATTAGACAGCCTCTTAACAAACCAATATGGTCAAATAATGCAACAAGATCTTCTGGTATTTCTGTAAGCTTATACCGCTCTTGTAAGCGTTCTGGATACGCCCGCTCTAAGAACCTAAGAGTATAAACCGTCAAGTCCTGCAGGTTTAATAACGTGTCTTTAATTGCACCAGTAATGGCCAACTTCATTCCAACCTCTTGGTCTTCAAATTTCGGCCATAGAATCCCCGGTGTATCAAGCAATTCCAATTCTTTACCTACTTTAATCCACTGCTGAGATTTTGTCACTCCCGGAGTATTTCCTGTCTTAGCAATATTTTTTTTAGCCAGTCGGTTGATGAGTGTAGATTTTCCGGCATTAGGAATACCAACAATCATCGCACGTATCGCTCTCGGTCTTACTCCTTTTGCCCTCATTCGGTCAAACTTTTCTTTAAGGATTTCATTTGCGGCTTGGACAATTTGTTTCATCCCTTCACCGGCTTGGGAATTAATTGCGAGAGCCTTTATTCCCTTCTCTGCGAATGAGGCTATCCATTCCTTCGTCGCTACCGGATCAGCCATGTCAGCCTTATTAAGTAAGACCAGCCGCGGCTTATGTTGGATGATTTCATCAATCATTGGATTTCTTGAAGAATACGGAATCCTTGCATCGACCAATTCAAAGATAATATCAACTAATTTTAACTTTTCTGTGACCTCTCTGCGAGCCTTGGCCATATGGCCAGGAAACCACTGGATCGTCAAAGCAGCCACCCCCTAAACTATAACTATTTCACTGTAACAATATGTGCATCATTTAAAGGCCAGTAAACAATGCTTGTCTTACCAATCACCTTACTTAATGGAACCGATCCAATATGCCTTGAGTCTTTACTGAAGCGTCGATTATCTCCCATAACAAACAATTCCCCTTTAGGAACTGTTTTTTGGCCTACTGGAGTTTCTTCAAGTGTGAACGAGTCCGTTAATGGACCATCCTGTACTTGTTTCTTATATTCGTCCAAATATGGTTCTTTATACGCTTTTCCATTTACATATAAAGTATCATTCTTATACTCAATTGTATCTCCCGGCAGGCCAATTACACGCTTTATGTAATCTTTCTTCTCTGGGGCATGAAAAACGATGATATCAAATCGCTTAGGTTCCCCCATGTCATAACTAAATTTATTCACAATCATTCGATCCTGATCCTTTAATGTAGGCATCATCGATAGGCCATCCACTACAATTGGAGCAAAAAGGAAATACCTAATTACTGCAGCTAAGGCAACAGCAATTAACAAGGCCTTTGTCCATTCCCATAGCTCATTTTTCTTTTTTGTCATACAATCCCCACCAATCAGTAATAAAAAAATGTTTTATAAAGCCTATTTTACATAACTTAAACATATTTAACACGATGGGATCACAATTTTTATCAAACTTTAATAATTCGTTTATAAATCAGTAACAAATAAGGAAAAATCTAACCAATCATTTACATAGCACCATATGCACCGTTGAATGATTTGTATAAAAAAAGAGCTTGCCAGAGCAAGCTCTTTTCTTTTCTTATTATCGAATCTCTTTAATTCTTGCTTTCTTACCGCGAAGGTTACGCAAGTAGTAAAGCTTAGCACGGCGAACTTTACCGCGGCGAATAACTTCAAGCTTCGCAATTTTTGGTGTGTGTACTGGGAAAGTACGCTCAACGCCTACTCCGTAAGAAACTTTACGAACTGTGAAAGTTTCGCTAATTCCACCACCACGACGCTTAATCACTACACCTTCGAATAACTGAATACGCTCGCGAGTACCCTCGATAACTTTAACGTGTACACGTACAGTGTCACCAGGACGGAACGCAGGTAGATCAGAACGAAGTTGTTCTTTTGTGATTTCTTCGATTAATTTATGCATCGTTTTCAACTCCTTCCAACAGATGCTCATGCATATCATTTTCCTTAAAGCTTGCAGCGGAACATCGTTATAAGACCGCAATCTGATAGGTATCAGTTTAAGTCACAAGAAGTATCATACCATAATTATTGTAACCTCGCAACACTACTCGTATTCTTTTTTTACTTCGTTTAACCATTTTTCCTGCTGAGGGGTAAGGGCTATTTTATCAAGTAAATCCGGTCTTCTTAACAGGGTACGTCTTAATGATTCTTTGTTTCGCCATTCTTCAATTAATTTGTGATTCCCTGATAAAAGTACTTCAGGAACCATTAAACCACGAAAATCAGCCGGCCTGGTATAGTGAGGATGTTCAAGTAGTCCTGTGCTGAAGGAATCCTTCATATGGGATTCTTGATTTCCTAATACTTCAGGTAATAGTCGGACAACACTATCAACAACGACCATTGCCCCGAGCTCGCCCCCAGTTAAAACGTAATCACCAATAGAAATTTCATCCGTTACAATATTTTCACGGATTCTCTCATCATAGCCCTCGTAATGTCCACAAATAAAAATCAAATGCTCTTCACAGGCCAATTCCTCTGCTTTTCGCTGGCTATAGCGTTCACCCTGCGGGCAAAGAAGAATCACCCTCGTGCTCTTGCTTTTGGCATTTTCTTTAAGAGTTGAAACAGCATCAAAAATGGGCTGTGGCTTTAACACCATACCAGCTCCGCCGCCATATGGATAATCATCAACAGTCGAGTGCTTGTTATCTGCGAAATCTCGAAAATTTACTACATTGTAGTTAACCGCTGATTTTTCGGTAGCCTTTTGCAGAATGGATTGTCCCAGTACCCCGGTGAACATCTCCGGAAATAAAGTGAGAATATCAATTTGCATCATGAAAGTAGCCCTTCCATTGGATCAATTAATATGACTTTTTCTTTCACATCCACTTTCTTCACGACTTCATGGATATAAGGAATCAAAACGTCTTTCCCGCCTTTTCCTTTCACCACCCACACGTCATTTGCACCTGGAGATAATATTTCAGTTACTTTACCAATTTCTTCTCCTTTAGTCGTTGCAACGAGACAGCCAATAATTTCGTGATAATAAAATTCATCTTCTTCAAGCTCTTCTAGCTGTGATTCTGGTACTTTTAATATCCCATCTCTGAATTTTTCCACTTCATTGATATTATTGAAGCCTTCAAATGTAAGCAGGTTAAAATTTTTATGGGTCCGGTGGCTTTTCACAGTTAGTTCAATTGGCGTGTTTGAATTAGGCATAAACAAATATAATACATTGCCTACCTTGTACCGTTTTTCAGGAAAGTCAGTTTTTGAAATTACTCTCACTTCGCCTTTTATGCCCTGAGTATTAACGATCTTCCCAACATTAAACCATTTTTCCATATGTTTCACCTTCTATCTAATTTCCTTGATGATACCGTCTTGAATGATAATGCAAGGTTGTCCAAGCACCTCTTCCCAAGAGTCACCAACATTAACTTCTTTGAGAGCCTGAACTTCCTTCTCTTTTATTTCACTACCTAGTGGTAGGATATGTAATTGTTCCATTTGAAACTCAAGTAGCTTGATTTTTTCCTTCCGCATTTGAATTTCTTTTTGAAAATGTTTTTTTAGAGCTTCCGGGGAAAAAGTTTTCGTTTTTTCTAGTCGCTTTAGCTCAAAATGGAGCTGATCGCATTCCTTTTTCAGTTGCAACATTTCGCCTTGATACTTCTCTGAGAGCTTTTGCCTGCTACTCTCTGTTAAAACCTGCTTAACCACAACAGTTTGAATGATTTGCATAGAATTGCCTCCTTCAAGCTTCGGATGTCCTTAAAAAGGCGCTTCCGCTTTTCGTTTGTCTAGCTCCAGCGCCTAGCCCCTAGGGTCAAATAACCTTCGGCAAGAAAAGTCAAAGTGCGGACTTTTCTCACCGAAGAACATTTGCCTGTCGGGGCTGAACGAGGCGCTTCCGCCTTTCGGATAGCAAAAAAGGGAGGAATGAATCCCCCCCTTTATCTAGATGCAAAAAGCTATTCACCAATTTCTAGAAAAATTTTCTTCTGTTGTGATGATCCTGCTGCATATACAACAGTCCTAATGGCCTTTGCAACACGCCCTTGTTTTCCAATCACTTTTCCCATATCAGTTTTGTTAACAGTGAGCTGATAGGTTACGCGGCTGTCATCTTCCATCACGTCAACTTGGACATCTTCAGGAAAATCAACAAGAGGCTTAACAATCGATTCGATTAATTGTTTCATATTAACCTTCGATTACTTGTTTAATTTTGCATTATGGAATTTCTCCATGATGCCTTGGTTTGAGAAAAGGTTACGAACTGTATCAGATGGTTTCGCACCGTCTTTTAACCATTTAAGAGCTAATTCTTCATTGATTTGAACTGAAGCAGGTTGAGCAACCGGATTGTAAGTTCCTACTACTTCAATGTAACGTCCGTCACGAGGAGAACGAGAATCTGCTACAACAATACGATAGAAAGGAGTTTTCTTTGCTCCCATACGCTTTAAACGAATTTTAACTGCCATTTTAAATAAGCACCTCCGAATAGTTTCACACAAGATAGTATAATATCAATTCTTTTATAGTTTGTAAAGTGTTTTTTCTTTACATACATTATTACCATATTTCTACAACTTAAAACGGCTTAAACGGGAATTTAAATCCGCCTTTTTTCTTGCCTTTTTGTTGCATGCCTGTCATTTGTTTCATCATTTTTTTCATATCTTCAAATTGCTTTAATAAACGATTTACTTCTGTGACAGGGCGTCCACTACCTTTAGCAATCCTGCGTTTGCGGTTTGCATTCAGTATTTCTGGGTTGTTCTTTTCTGCTTTAGTCATTGATTGGATAATTGCTTCCACATGGGCAATTTGTTTTTCATCGATCTGAATATTATTCAAACCTTTGATTTTATTGGCACCAGGCATCATTTTAAGCAATTCATCCAAAGGTCCTAGATTTCGAACCTGGCCAAGCTGATCCAAGAAATCCTCAAGGGTAAACGAAGCTGTACGCATTTTTTGTTCTAGCTCTTTAGCCTTTTGTTCATCGACATTTGCTTGAGCTTTTTCAATCAGCGTCAGTACATCACCCATGCCTAAAATTCTAGAAGCCATCCGTTCCGGATGAAACGGCTCTAAGGCATCCATTTTCTCGCCAAGACCGACAAATTTGATCGGTGTTTGTGTGACTGCACGAATAGAAAGTGCGGCCCCACCCCTCGTGTCACCATCAAGCTTTGTTAATACAACCCCAGTAAGACCAAGTTGTTCGTTAAAGCTTTGAGCAACGTTGACGGCATCTTGACCTGTCATGGCATCAACTACTAGGAAGATTTCATCAGGCTTTGTTAGCTCTTTAATATCTTTCAGTTCGTCCATTAATGCTTCATCAACATGGAGTCGACCTGCAGTATCAATAAGAACATAATCATGATGTTCTTCTTTCGCTTTTTCAATCGCCTGTCGCGCAATTTCAACTGGACTTACTTGATCGCCAAGTGAAAAAACAGGCATATCTAATTGTTTACCCAGCGTTTGGAGCTGCTTAATCGCCGCAGGCCTGTAAATATCGGCAGCAACGAGCAATGGTTTGCGGTTGTACTTCTTTCGAAGCAGAAGAGCTAGCTTTCCAGAAGTAGTTGTCTTACCCGCACCCTGCAGACCAACCATCATTATGACTGTAGGCGGGCGGTTGGATGCAGCAATCTTACTCTGCTCACCACCCATTAAAGCCGTCAATTCTTCATTAACGATTTTGATAATCTGTTGACCTGGAGTTAAACTTTTCAGTACTTCCTGTCCCACAGACCGTTCACTTACTTTTTTAACAAAATCTTTAACGACTTTAAAGTTTACGTCTGCTTCTAATAATGCGAGACGAACTTCACGCATCATTTCTTTTACATCCGCTTCAGAGACCTTTCCTTTTCCACGGATCTTTTGGATTGTATTCTGCAGTCGGTCGGCTAATCCTTCAAATGCCATTCATGCCGCCTCCTAATCTAATTTCTCAAGCTCAGCAACGGTTTCTAACATTGCCTGCTTTGAAGGGTTCTCCTCATTAAGCAATTCGTTCAGATGTCTGATTAAACTTGCCCGCTCTTGAAATTTCTGGAATAATAGAAGCTTTTCCTCATACTCCTCGAGCATGGCTTCCGTCCGTTTAATATTATCATAAACGGCCTGACGGCTTACGTCATACTCATCGGCAATTTCACCAAGAGAATAATCATCTAAATAATAGAGAGACATATAGCTTTGCTGCTTTGGTGTTAACAACGAATAATAAAAATCATAAAGATAATTCATTCGTGTTGTTTTTTCAAGCATGCCTATCCCTCCAATATCATGTTAAGTGAAAAGCCTTTACAAGAGTAGTTTACACAGTCAGGCACTTTCTGTCAAGATAATACCTTTACATCCATTATTCGGTTTGTTCTACCTGATCCGCAAAGAGTCCGTACACGTATCTCTCCGCATCAAACTCTTGAAGATCATCCATTTTTTCACCCAGACCAACAAATTTCACAGGTATTTTTAATTCATTGCGAATGGCTAGAACAATTCCACCCTTTGCCGTACCATCTAACTTAGAAAGAACAATTCCACTTACATTCGTCACTTCTTTAAATGTTTTTGCTTGAATAAGCGCATTTTGTCCAGTGGTTGCATCGAGAACTAAAATGACTTCATGTGGTGCGCCTGGTACTTCACGTTCAATGACACGCTTTACCTTTTCTAACTCTTTCATTAAGTTTACTTTGTTTTGCAGGCGGCCTGCAGTATCACATAGTAAAATATCTGCCTGACGGGATTTTGCAGCCTGGATGGCATCGTACATAACGGCTGCCGGATCAGAACCTTCTGCCTGCTTGATGACTTCCACTCCGACTCTATCTCCCCATACTTCTAGCTGTTCAATCGCACCCGCACGGAAAGTGTCCCCTGCTGCCATCAAAACTTTCTTGCCTTCAATCTTAAATTTATGTCCAAGCTTGCCAATTGTAGTTGTTTTTCCAACACCATTGACCCCAACAAACAAAATAACTGTTAAGCCGTCCTCCTGGATATTTAATTGGGAGGATTGTTCTTCTCCAGCATTATAGATGTCAACGAGTTTTTCGGATATGACACTTTGAACTTCTTGTGGATCTTGAATATTTCTCCGTTTCACTTCCA from Bacillus sp. SLBN-46 encodes:
- the ylqF gene encoding ribosome biogenesis GTPase YlqF, translating into MTIQWFPGHMAKARREVTEKLKLVDIIFELVDARIPYSSRNPMIDEIIQHKPRLVLLNKADMADPVATKEWIASFAEKGIKALAINSQAGEGMKQIVQAANEILKEKFDRMRAKGVRPRAIRAMIVGIPNAGKSTLINRLAKKNIAKTGNTPGVTKSQQWIKVGKELELLDTPGILWPKFEDQEVGMKLAITGAIKDTLLNLQDLTVYTLRFLERAYPERLQERYKLTEIPEDLVALFDHIGLLRGCLMGGGMVDYDKVAELVIREIRSEKFGRLTLERPKDFLKVEENIE
- the sucD gene encoding succinate--CoA ligase subunit alpha; amino-acid sequence: MSVFINKDTKVIVQGITGGTARFHTKQMLEYGTQIVGGTSPGKGGQEVEGVPVFNTVREAVETTGANASVIYVPAPFAADSIIEAVDADLDLVICITEHIPVLDMVKVKRYMEGKKTRLVGPNCPGVITADECKIGIMPGYIHTKGHVGVVSRSGTLTYEAVHQLTQAGIGQTTAVGIGGDPVNGTNFIDVLKAFNEDPETYAVIMIGEIGGTAEEEAAEWVKANMTKPVVGFIGGRTAPPGKRMGHAGAIISGGKGTADEKIRVMNECGIKVADTPSVMGETLIEVLKEQGLYEKCKTH
- a CDS encoding putative DNA-binding protein, which gives rise to MLEKTTRMNYLYDFYYSLLTPKQQSYMSLYYLDDYSLGEIADEYDVSRQAVYDNIKRTEAMLEEYEEKLLLFQKFQERASLIRHLNELLNEENPSKQAMLETVAELEKLD
- the sucC gene encoding ADP-forming succinate--CoA ligase subunit beta; the encoded protein is MNIHEYQGKEILRKYGVAVPNGKVAFTVEEAVEAAKELGTQICVVKAQIHAGGRGKAGGVKVAKNLDEVRTYANEILGKTLVTHQTGPEGKEVKRLLIEEGCDIKKEYYVGLVLDRASSHVVLMASEEGGTEIEEVAEKTPEKIFKEEIDPVIGLQPFQARRIAFNINIPKELVNQAVKFMMGLYSAYIEKDCSIAEINPLVVTGDGKVMALDAKLNFDSNALYRQKDVLAYRDLEEEDPKEIEASKYDLSYIALDGNIGCMVNGAGLAMATMDIVKHYGGDPANFLDVGGGATAEKVTEAFKIILSDPNVKGIFVNIFGGIMKCDVIAEGVVEAAKQVGLSIPLVVRLEGTNVDLGKQILAESGLNITAAESMADGAQKIVELVK
- the rimM gene encoding ribosome maturation factor RimM (Essential for efficient processing of 16S rRNA), with amino-acid sequence MEKWFNVGKIVNTQGIKGEVRVISKTDFPEKRYKVGNVLYLFMPNSNTPIELTVKSHRTHKNFNLLTFEGFNNINEVEKFRDGILKVPESQLEELEEDEFYYHEIIGCLVATTKGEEIGKVTEILSPGANDVWVVKGKGGKDVLIPYIHEVVKKVDVKEKVILIDPMEGLLS
- the rplS gene encoding 50S ribosomal protein L19; protein product: MHKLIEEITKEQLRSDLPAFRPGDTVRVHVKVIEGTRERIQLFEGVVIKRRGGGISETFTVRKVSYGVGVERTFPVHTPKIAKLEVIRRGKVRRAKLYYLRNLRGKKARIKEIR
- a CDS encoding KH domain-containing protein, yielding MKQLIESIVKPLVDFPEDVQVDVMEDDSRVTYQLTVNKTDMGKVIGKQGRVAKAIRTVVYAAGSSQQKKIFLEIGE
- the ffh gene encoding signal recognition particle protein; protein product: MAFEGLADRLQNTIQKIRGKGKVSEADVKEMMREVRLALLEADVNFKVVKDFVKKVSERSVGQEVLKSLTPGQQIIKIVNEELTALMGGEQSKIAASNRPPTVIMMVGLQGAGKTTTSGKLALLLRKKYNRKPLLVAADIYRPAAIKQLQTLGKQLDMPVFSLGDQVSPVEIARQAIEKAKEEHHDYVLIDTAGRLHVDEALMDELKDIKELTKPDEIFLVVDAMTGQDAVNVAQSFNEQLGLTGVVLTKLDGDTRGGAALSIRAVTQTPIKFVGLGEKMDALEPFHPERMASRILGMGDVLTLIEKAQANVDEQKAKELEQKMRTASFTLEDFLDQLGQVRNLGPLDELLKMMPGANKIKGLNNIQIDEKQIAHVEAIIQSMTKAEKNNPEILNANRKRRIAKGSGRPVTEVNRLLKQFEDMKKMMKQMTGMQQKGKKKGGFKFPFKPF
- a CDS encoding YlqD family protein, translated to MQIIQTVVVKQVLTESSRQKLSEKYQGEMLQLKKECDQLHFELKRLEKTKTFSPEALKKHFQKEIQMRKEKIKLLEFQMEQLHILPLGSEIKEKEVQALKEVNVGDSWEEVLGQPCIIIQDGIIKEIR
- a CDS encoding ribonuclease HII — translated: MKKQSIAEIEAYLSTIVSEEDPFLIEIQNDERKGVHQCIQRWRRQKEQERLLQEKFIEMNQFERNYREEGFQLIAGIDEVGRGPLAGPVVAAAVILPENFFLAGIDDSKKLSEKKRQEYDKMIRSEALAYSISMISADEIDEINIYEATKKAMYAAVAGLDPKPDFLLIDAMKLETPYPSDSIVKGDARSVSIAAASIVAKVARDELMKEISLSYPAYGFQQNMGYGTKEHIQAIQQHGITPYHRKSFAPVKDYVAKLK
- the trmD gene encoding tRNA (guanosine(37)-N1)-methyltransferase TrmD: MQIDILTLFPEMFTGVLGQSILQKATEKSAVNYNVVNFRDFADNKHSTVDDYPYGGGAGMVLKPQPIFDAVSTLKENAKSKSTRVILLCPQGERYSQRKAEELACEEHLIFICGHYEGYDERIRENIVTDEISIGDYVLTGGELGAMVVVDSVVRLLPEVLGNQESHMKDSFSTGLLEHPHYTRPADFRGLMVPEVLLSGNHKLIEEWRNKESLRRTLLRRPDLLDKIALTPQQEKWLNEVKKEYE
- the lepB gene encoding signal peptidase I, with product MTKKKNELWEWTKALLIAVALAAVIRYFLFAPIVVDGLSMMPTLKDQDRMIVNKFSYDMGEPKRFDIIVFHAPEKKDYIKRVIGLPGDTIEYKNDTLYVNGKAYKEPYLDEYKKQVQDGPLTDSFTLEETPVGQKTVPKGELFVMGDNRRFSKDSRHIGSVPLSKVIGKTSIVYWPLNDAHIVTVK
- the ftsY gene encoding signal recognition particle-docking protein FtsY produces the protein MSFFKKLKEKITKSTDSVTEKFKEGLTKTRDNFSGKVNDLVARYRKVDEDFFEELEEILIQADVGFDTVMQLIEELKMEVKRRNIQDPQEVQSVISEKLVDIYNAGEEQSSQLNIQEDGLTVILFVGVNGVGKTTTIGKLGHKFKIEGKKVLMAAGDTFRAGAIEQLEVWGDRVGVEVIKQAEGSDPAAVMYDAIQAAKSRQADILLCDTAGRLQNKVNLMKELEKVKRVIEREVPGAPHEVILVLDATTGQNALIQAKTFKEVTNVSGIVLSKLDGTAKGGIVLAIRNELKIPVKFVGLGEKMDDLQEFDAERYVYGLFADQVEQTE
- the rpsP gene encoding 30S ribosomal protein S16, with the translated sequence MAVKIRLKRMGAKKTPFYRIVVADSRSPRDGRYIEVVGTYNPVAQPASVQINEELALKWLKDGAKPSDTVRNLFSNQGIMEKFHNAKLNK